One genomic segment of Jaculus jaculus isolate mJacJac1 chromosome 2, mJacJac1.mat.Y.cur, whole genome shotgun sequence includes these proteins:
- the Gal3st4 gene encoding galactose-3-O-sulfotransferase 4 isoform X2 has product MRHWGPRSLWVPLGVFMTIGFGLQLWGGPFQKRFSMLQLRPSWTPLLGTAVESCLPRQRLVFLKTHKSGSSSVLNLLHRYGDRHRLRFALPVRYQFGYPRLFQASRVKGYRPQDRSTRPPFHILCHHMRFNLKEVLQVMPSDSFFFSIVRDPAALARSAFSYYKSTSSAFRKAPSLAAFLSNPRAFYRPGAKGDHYARNLLWFDFGLPFPPETKIKRENSHLPKDLNPLQRHVLPSGAGPGAKILDPSDIFQPVSTVADGHSQPASLTSFDVGSSSFIQWGLAWLDSIFDLVMVAEYFDESLVLLADALCWGLDDVVGFMHNAQAGGGQGLGAASNNTRTAEDQQLTARARAWNNLDWALYIHFNRSLWARIEQFGHRRLQRAVAELRARRAALAKHCLVGGEALDPKYITNHRLRPFQFGSTKVLGYVIQSGLSPQDQEECERLATPELQYKDLLDARQFPPPVPLPLKTTRLLSR; this is encoded by the exons ATGCGGCACTGGGGGCCTCGGAGTCTGTGGGTGCCTCTGGGAGTCTTCATGACCATCGGATTTGGCCTCCAGCTCTGGGGGGGACCCTTCCAGAAGAG GTTCTCCATGCTGCAGCTCCGACCGTCCTGGACCCCGTTGCTGGGAACAGCTGTCGAGTCTTGCCTTCCCCGACAGCGACTCGTATTCCTGAAGACACACAAATCTGGGAGCAGCTCCGTGCTGAACCTACTTCATCGCTACGGGGACAGGCACCGGCTGCGCTTCGCCTTACCTGTCCGCTACCAGTTCGGCTACCCAAGGCTTTTCCAGGCCTCTCGGGTCAAAGGCTATCGTCCCCAGGATAGAAGCACGCGACCTCCTTTCCATATTCTCTGTCACCATATGAGATTCAACTTGAAAGAG GTGCTTCAGGTCATGCCTTCCGACAGCTTCTTCTTTTCCATTGTCCGAGACCCAGCTGCTCTGGCCCGCTCGGCCTTCTCCTATTATAAATCCACTTCATCAGCCTTCCGCAAGGCACCATCCTTGGCTGCCTTCTTGTCCAATCCCCGAGCCTTCTACCGACCTGGGGCCAAAGGTGATCATTATGCCCGCAACTTACTGTGGTTTGACTTTGGCTTGCCCTTTCCCCCTGAGACGAAGATCAAGAGGGAGAATTCTCATCTCCCCAAAGACCTCAACCCTCTCCAAAGACATGTCTTGCCTTCTGGTGCTGGGCCTGGAGCTAAAATCCTAGATCCCAGTGATATTTTCCAGCCGGTTTCCACAGTTGCTGATGgtcacagccagccagccagcctcacCTCTTTTGACGTGGGGTCCTCATCTTTCATCCAGTGGGGTCTGGCCTGGTTGGATTCCATCTTTGACCTGGTCATGGTAGCGGAGTACTTTGATGAGTCATTGGTTCTGCTGGCGGATGCTCTGTGCTGGGGTCTGGATGACGTGGTGGGCTTCATGCACAACGCTCAGGCTGGAGGAGGGCAGGGCCTCGGTGCTGCCAGCAACAACACACGCAcggctgaagaccagcagctgaCCGCTCGGGCCCGAGCTTGGAACAACCTCGACTGGGCTCTCTATATTCACTTCAACCGGAGTCTGTGGGCACGGATAGAACAGTTTGGCCACAGACGGCTGCAGCGTGCTGTGGCTGAGCTCCGGGCTCGAAGAGCAGCCCTGGCTAAACATTGCCTAGTAGGGGGTGAGGCTTTAGACCCCAAATACATCACGAACCATAGGCTCCGTCCTTTCCAGTTCGGGTCAACTAAGGTTTTGGGTTATGTAATTCAGAGCGGGTTGAGCCCACAAGACCAGGAGGAGTGTGAACGCTTGGCTACCCCTGAGCTACAGTATAAGGACCTACTGGATGCAAGGCAGTTTCCCCCTCCAGTCCCCTTGCCTCTCAAGACTACGAGGCTACTGTCCCGGTAA
- the Gal3st4 gene encoding galactose-3-O-sulfotransferase 4 isoform X1 — protein sequence MRHWGPRSLWVPLGVFMTIGFGLQLWGGPFQKRGRTFLLRPLSRFSMLQLRPSWTPLLGTAVESCLPRQRLVFLKTHKSGSSSVLNLLHRYGDRHRLRFALPVRYQFGYPRLFQASRVKGYRPQDRSTRPPFHILCHHMRFNLKEVLQVMPSDSFFFSIVRDPAALARSAFSYYKSTSSAFRKAPSLAAFLSNPRAFYRPGAKGDHYARNLLWFDFGLPFPPETKIKRENSHLPKDLNPLQRHVLPSGAGPGAKILDPSDIFQPVSTVADGHSQPASLTSFDVGSSSFIQWGLAWLDSIFDLVMVAEYFDESLVLLADALCWGLDDVVGFMHNAQAGGGQGLGAASNNTRTAEDQQLTARARAWNNLDWALYIHFNRSLWARIEQFGHRRLQRAVAELRARRAALAKHCLVGGEALDPKYITNHRLRPFQFGSTKVLGYVIQSGLSPQDQEECERLATPELQYKDLLDARQFPPPVPLPLKTTRLLSR from the exons ATGCGGCACTGGGGGCCTCGGAGTCTGTGGGTGCCTCTGGGAGTCTTCATGACCATCGGATTTGGCCTCCAGCTCTGGGGGGGACCCTTCCAGAAGAG AGGCAGGACATTTCTCCTCCGACCTCTTTCCAGGTTCTCCATGCTGCAGCTCCGACCGTCCTGGACCCCGTTGCTGGGAACAGCTGTCGAGTCTTGCCTTCCCCGACAGCGACTCGTATTCCTGAAGACACACAAATCTGGGAGCAGCTCCGTGCTGAACCTACTTCATCGCTACGGGGACAGGCACCGGCTGCGCTTCGCCTTACCTGTCCGCTACCAGTTCGGCTACCCAAGGCTTTTCCAGGCCTCTCGGGTCAAAGGCTATCGTCCCCAGGATAGAAGCACGCGACCTCCTTTCCATATTCTCTGTCACCATATGAGATTCAACTTGAAAGAG GTGCTTCAGGTCATGCCTTCCGACAGCTTCTTCTTTTCCATTGTCCGAGACCCAGCTGCTCTGGCCCGCTCGGCCTTCTCCTATTATAAATCCACTTCATCAGCCTTCCGCAAGGCACCATCCTTGGCTGCCTTCTTGTCCAATCCCCGAGCCTTCTACCGACCTGGGGCCAAAGGTGATCATTATGCCCGCAACTTACTGTGGTTTGACTTTGGCTTGCCCTTTCCCCCTGAGACGAAGATCAAGAGGGAGAATTCTCATCTCCCCAAAGACCTCAACCCTCTCCAAAGACATGTCTTGCCTTCTGGTGCTGGGCCTGGAGCTAAAATCCTAGATCCCAGTGATATTTTCCAGCCGGTTTCCACAGTTGCTGATGgtcacagccagccagccagcctcacCTCTTTTGACGTGGGGTCCTCATCTTTCATCCAGTGGGGTCTGGCCTGGTTGGATTCCATCTTTGACCTGGTCATGGTAGCGGAGTACTTTGATGAGTCATTGGTTCTGCTGGCGGATGCTCTGTGCTGGGGTCTGGATGACGTGGTGGGCTTCATGCACAACGCTCAGGCTGGAGGAGGGCAGGGCCTCGGTGCTGCCAGCAACAACACACGCAcggctgaagaccagcagctgaCCGCTCGGGCCCGAGCTTGGAACAACCTCGACTGGGCTCTCTATATTCACTTCAACCGGAGTCTGTGGGCACGGATAGAACAGTTTGGCCACAGACGGCTGCAGCGTGCTGTGGCTGAGCTCCGGGCTCGAAGAGCAGCCCTGGCTAAACATTGCCTAGTAGGGGGTGAGGCTTTAGACCCCAAATACATCACGAACCATAGGCTCCGTCCTTTCCAGTTCGGGTCAACTAAGGTTTTGGGTTATGTAATTCAGAGCGGGTTGAGCCCACAAGACCAGGAGGAGTGTGAACGCTTGGCTACCCCTGAGCTACAGTATAAGGACCTACTGGATGCAAGGCAGTTTCCCCCTCCAGTCCCCTTGCCTCTCAAGACTACGAGGCTACTGTCCCGGTAA
- the Gpc2 gene encoding glypican-2 produces the protein MSALRPLLLLLLPLCPGPALGPGSEAKVVRSCAETRQVLGARGYSLNLIPPSLISGEHLQICPQEYTCCSSETEQKLIRDAEGTFRGLVEDSGSFLVHTLAARHRKFNEFFREMLSISQNSLAHLFSHSYGRLYSQHVLIFNGLFSRLRDYYEKSGEGLEDTLADFWAQLLERAFPLLHPQYSFPPDFLLCLTRLSSTTDGSLQPFGDSPRRLRLQITRALVAARAFVQGLETGRNVVSEALKVPMTEGCRQALMRLIGCPLCRGVPSLMPCRGFCLNVAHGCLSSRGLEPEWGGYLDGLLLLAEKLQGPFSFELAAESIGVKISEGLMHLQENSVKVSARVFQECGTPHPGQSRYRRAPAPREEASRPWRAAAEEERPTTAAGTNMHRLVQELRERLGRVRGFWAGLPLTVCGDSRMAADISQESAPCWTGVGRGRYLSPVVVGSLTEQLHNPELDAPGPDVPTRRRRLHLRAATARMRAAALGQDLDMRDADEDASGSGGGQYADDWKAGTAPVVPPARPPRPPRPPRRDGPGGKGGGGSARYNQGRSRSRGTAVGLHIPPVIVLFPSALCLLGPR, from the exons ATGTCTGCGCTGAGAcctctcctgcttctgctgctgcctctCTGTCCCGGTCCTGCACTGGGACCCGGGAGCGAAGCAAAGGTCGTCCGGAGTTGTGCAGAAACACGGCAGGTGCTGGGAGCCCGGGGATATAGCTTAAAccttatccctccctccctcatctcag GTGAGCAccttcagatctgcccccaagaGTACACCTGCTGTTCTAGCGAGACAGAGCAGAAGTTGATCAGGGACGCTGAGGGAACCTTCCGTGGCCTGGTGGAAGATAGTGGCTCCTTTCTGGTTCACACACTGGCTGCCCGGCATAGAAAGTTTAATG AATTTTTTCGGGAGATGCTCTCCATATCCCAGAATTCCTTGGCCCACCTCTTTTCGCACTCCTATGGTCGACTGTATTCCCAGCATGTCCTCATCTTCAATGGCCTGTTCTCTCGCCTGCGGGACTACTACGAGAAGTCTGGTGAGGGGTTGGAGGACACCTTGGCAGATTTCTGGGCACAGCTCCTGGAGAGAGCCTTCCCCTTGTTGCACCCACAGTACAGCTTCCCCCCTGACttcctgctctgcctcactcggctctcttccaccactgatggctCTCTGCAGCCCTTCGGGGACTCACCTCGCCGCCTCCGCCTGCAG aTAACCCGGGCCCTGGTTGCTGCCCGGGCCTTTGTCCAAGGTCTGGAGACTGGAAGAAATGTGGTCAGTGAAGCACTTAAG GTACCCATGACTGAAGGCTGCAGGCAGGCTCTGATGCGGCTGATCGGCTGCCCACTTTGCCGGGGCGTCCCCTCGCTCATGCCCTGCCGGGGCTTCTGCCTCAATGTGGCCCACGGCTGTCTCAGCAGCAGGGGACTGGAGCCTGAATGGGGCGGATATCTAG ATGGCCTCCTGCTGCTGGCCGAGAAGCTCCAGGGGCCCTTTTCCTTTGAGCTGGCTGCGGAGTCCATCGGGGTGAAGATCTCCGAGGGTCTGATGCACCTGCAGGAGAACAGTGTCAAAGTGTCAGCCAGG GTGTTTCAGGAATGCGGGACTCCGCATCCCGGGCAGTCCCGCTACCGCAGAGCACCTGCGCCCCGGGAGGAGGCGAGCCGGCCGTGGAGGGCGGCGGCCGAGGAGGAGCGGCCCACGACGGCGGCGGGCACCAACATGCACCGGCTG GTGCAGGAGCTCCGCGAGCGGCTGGGCCGAGTGCGGGGCTTCTGGGCCGGGCTGCCGCTGACGGTGTGCGGGGACTCCCGCATGGCTGCGGACATCTCGCAGGAGTCGGCTCCCTGCTGGACCGGAGTTGGGAGAGGCCG GTACCTGTCGCCCGTGGTCGTGGGCTCCCTCACCGAGCAGCTCCACAACCCCGAGTTGGATGCTCCTGGGCCAGACGTTCCGACCAGGCGGCGGCGACTGCACCTCCGGGCGGCTACGGCCAGGATGCGGGCCGCGGCGCTGGGCCAGGACTTGGACATGCGCGATGCGG ATGAGGACGCCAGCGGTTCTGGAGGGGGACAATACGCAGATGACTGGAAGGCTGGGACTGCACCTGTGGTCCCCCCAGCCCGGCCTCCAAGGCCACCTCGCCCTCCTCGAAGGGACGGTCCTGGGGGCAAAGGAGGAGGCGGCAGCGCCCGCTACAATCAGGGCAGGAGCAGGAGTCGGGGGACAGCTGTTGGTCTCCACATCCCACCTGTCATAGTTCTCTTCCCCTCAGCCCTGTGCCTGCTTGGACCTCGATAA